One Salinicoccus roseus genomic region harbors:
- the guaA gene encoding glutamine-hydrolyzing GMP synthase, producing MEMAKEQELILVIDYGSQYNQLITRRIRDLGVYSELHNPSITMEEIRELNPQGIILSGGPRSVYAEDAFTVDPEVFELGVPVLGICYGMQLITQLNGGEVVPSNEKEFGPTEISLDINAPLFKGLAESEIVLMSHSDKVTHIPDSFKQIAYTPLCQYAGIKHEEKEIYGVQFHPESKHSKNGDTFLRNFIRDICGCHGEWTMDNFIAIEIDKIREEVGDRKVLCAMSGGVDSSVTAVLMHRAIGDNLTCIFVDHGLLRKGEAEMVMEQFGEGFNMNIIKVDAKDRFLNKLKGVADPEQKRKIIGNEFIYVFDDEASKLEDVDFLAQGTLYTDIIESGTETATTIKSHHNVGGLPEDMQFKLLEPLNTLFKDEVRELGIELGIPEHLVWRQPFPGPGLGIRILGEITEEKLEIVRESDWILRDEIKKAGLDREIWQYFTVLPDIRSVGVMGDYRTYSHTIGIRAVTSIDGMTSEFAKIDWDVLERISKRLVNESEQINRVVYDVTSKPPATIEWE from the coding sequence ATCAGGGACCTTGGAGTGTACAGTGAACTCCATAACCCGAGCATTACAATGGAAGAAATAAGGGAACTGAATCCACAGGGCATCATCCTCTCAGGCGGACCGCGTTCCGTCTATGCAGAAGATGCATTCACTGTAGACCCTGAAGTGTTTGAACTCGGCGTACCGGTGCTCGGCATCTGCTACGGCATGCAGCTCATCACACAGCTGAACGGCGGGGAAGTCGTCCCATCCAACGAAAAGGAATTCGGACCGACTGAAATCAGTCTGGATATCAACGCGCCCCTCTTCAAGGGACTGGCTGAAAGCGAAATCGTCCTGATGAGCCACAGTGATAAAGTCACGCACATCCCGGATTCCTTCAAGCAGATCGCCTATACGCCGCTATGCCAGTATGCAGGCATCAAGCATGAAGAGAAGGAAATCTATGGTGTGCAGTTCCACCCGGAATCCAAGCACTCCAAAAATGGAGATACATTCCTCAGGAATTTCATCCGTGATATCTGTGGATGTCACGGAGAATGGACGATGGATAACTTCATCGCTATTGAAATCGATAAGATCCGCGAGGAGGTCGGCGACAGAAAAGTGCTTTGTGCAATGAGCGGCGGAGTGGATTCATCCGTTACCGCTGTATTGATGCACCGGGCAATCGGTGACAACCTCACATGCATCTTCGTCGACCACGGTCTCCTCCGTAAGGGAGAGGCGGAAATGGTCATGGAACAGTTCGGCGAAGGTTTCAACATGAATATCATCAAAGTGGATGCGAAAGACCGCTTCCTGAATAAACTTAAAGGCGTGGCTGACCCGGAACAGAAGCGGAAGATCATCGGCAATGAATTCATCTATGTATTCGACGATGAAGCTTCCAAGCTTGAAGACGTGGACTTCCTTGCACAGGGCACGCTCTACACGGACATCATCGAGTCCGGTACAGAGACGGCAACGACGATCAAGTCGCACCATAACGTCGGCGGGCTGCCTGAAGACATGCAGTTCAAACTGCTTGAGCCGCTCAACACATTGTTCAAGGATGAAGTGCGTGAACTCGGCATAGAACTCGGCATTCCTGAGCACCTTGTTTGGAGACAGCCTTTCCCGGGTCCGGGCCTCGGCATCCGCATACTTGGTGAAATTACAGAAGAGAAGCTGGAAATTGTGCGCGAAAGTGACTGGATCCTGCGGGACGAAATCAAGAAGGCGGGTCTCGACCGTGAAATCTGGCAGTATTTTACAGTCCTTCCCGACATCCGCTCCGTCGGTGTCATGGGCGACTACCGTACGTACAGCCACACGATCGGCATCCGCGCCGTCACAAGCATCGACGGTATGACGAGTGAATTCGCCAAGATCGACTGGGACGTATTGGAACGCATATCAAAGCGCCTCGTCAATGAGAGCGAACAGATCAACCGCGTGGTCTACGATGTGACAAGCAAGCCGCCGGCTACGATCGAGTGGGAATAG